Proteins encoded together in one Deinococcus hopiensis KR-140 window:
- a CDS encoding YjgN family protein, translating to MTDEPPQPPRPPLGRHPQAEEQVAPLPPVRLEKGGGGEAGGPSPQPVALRPVAPNVQVYPMAFTGEAGEYFRIWIVNTALSIVTLGLYLPWARVRQRQYFYGHTWLDGHNFEYTAEPLALLRGYLIVGAFFLTYTLSQNFEKTYWLAGLIAVLFFVLYPWLVMKSLRFTAANTAHRGLRFRHHGQAGEAYLAYGLGNIVGGLSSALGLPWAWFMQRRFQVHNAAYGNARATFRGDVGQFYLIGLTGLGLTIGGTVLLAVPLIAVFAVVGGLRSNLDDWSWTGIAVAVGAAYLAFLALYVVAWQYVRAATMRYVLNHVEIGGVVRTGASFSPWRLVWISLTNRLAQVFTLGLATPWADVRRARYVAQGVHVRAIAPLDDFAADVTLGESALGEAATELLDINLGF from the coding sequence ATGACCGACGAGCCGCCCCAGCCCCCGCGTCCACCCCTGGGACGGCACCCGCAGGCCGAGGAGCAGGTTGCCCCCCTTCCCCCGGTTCGACTGGAAAAAGGTGGAGGCGGAGAGGCGGGCGGGCCGTCCCCACAGCCCGTGGCCCTGCGCCCGGTGGCTCCCAACGTTCAGGTCTATCCGATGGCCTTTACCGGCGAGGCGGGCGAATACTTCCGCATCTGGATCGTGAACACCGCGCTGAGCATCGTGACGCTGGGGCTGTACCTGCCCTGGGCGCGGGTACGGCAACGGCAGTATTTCTACGGCCACACCTGGCTGGACGGCCACAACTTCGAGTACACCGCCGAACCGCTGGCCCTGCTGCGCGGCTACCTGATCGTGGGCGCATTTTTCCTGACCTACACGCTGTCGCAGAACTTTGAGAAGACCTATTGGCTGGCGGGCCTGATCGCCGTACTGTTCTTCGTGCTGTACCCCTGGCTGGTTATGAAGTCGCTGCGCTTCACGGCGGCGAACACGGCACACCGGGGCCTGCGCTTCCGTCACCACGGGCAGGCGGGCGAGGCGTACCTGGCCTATGGGCTGGGCAACATCGTTGGGGGCTTGTCGAGCGCGCTGGGCCTGCCGTGGGCATGGTTCATGCAGCGGCGCTTTCAGGTGCACAACGCCGCCTACGGCAACGCCCGGGCCACCTTCCGGGGCGACGTGGGGCAATTTTACCTCATCGGGCTGACTGGGCTGGGCCTGACCATCGGCGGGACGGTTCTGCTGGCGGTGCCCCTGATCGCCGTGTTTGCCGTGGTGGGGGGTCTACGGAGCAACCTGGACGACTGGAGCTGGACGGGGATCGCCGTCGCTGTGGGGGCCGCGTACCTTGCCTTTCTGGCCCTGTATGTGGTGGCGTGGCAGTACGTCCGCGCCGCCACCATGCGCTACGTCCTCAACCATGTGGAGATCGGCGGCGTGGTCCGCACCGGGGCTTCCTTCAGTCCATGGCGGCTGGTGTGGATCAGCCTGACCAACCGGCTGGCGCAGGTGTTCACGCTGGGGCTGGCCACCCCCTGGGCCGACGTGCGCCGCGCCCGCTACGTCGCGCAGGGCGTGCATGTGCGGGCCATTGCGCCGCTGGACGACTTCGCGGCGGACGTGACGCTGGGCGAGAGTGCGCTGGGCGAGGCCGCCACCGAACTGCTCGACATCAACCTGGGATTCTGA
- the ispG gene encoding flavodoxin-dependent (E)-4-hydroxy-3-methylbut-2-enyl-diphosphate synthase, whose protein sequence is MTAPLHVRRRTVTAWVGNVPVGSAHPIAVQSMTNTDTADAEATAIQVAQLARAGSEIVRVTVNTREAAAALPEIVSRLHDLGIDVPIVGDFHYNGHILLREFPEAARLLAKYRINPGNVGAGQHHDVNFATMIEVAKDFGKPVRIGVNWGSLDQQVLARLMDENARRGSPKSGTDVMIDAMVVSALDSARYAEELGLPHDRILISVKVSSAPELWQVYRQLAAQCDYPLHLGLTEAGMGMKGMVASSVALAPLLVDGIGDTIRVSLTPEPGAPRKLEVEVAQQILQSLGLRQFLPQVTSCPGCGRTTSTFFQGLAQQIQNHIRDAMPEWKAKYAGVEDMQVAVMGCIVNGPGESKHANIGISLPGTGEDPRAPVYQDGKLLTTLKGPRIAEDFQDLLEKYVEERYGRGVGV, encoded by the coding sequence ATGACCGCGCCCCTCCACGTCCGCCGCCGAACCGTGACCGCCTGGGTGGGGAACGTGCCCGTCGGCAGCGCGCACCCCATCGCCGTGCAGTCCATGACAAACACCGACACCGCCGACGCCGAGGCCACCGCCATTCAGGTGGCCCAGCTTGCCCGCGCGGGGTCTGAGATCGTGCGCGTGACGGTCAACACCCGCGAGGCCGCCGCCGCCCTCCCCGAGATCGTGTCCCGGCTGCATGACCTCGGCATTGACGTGCCCATCGTGGGCGACTTCCACTACAACGGGCACATCCTGCTGCGGGAATTCCCGGAGGCGGCCCGCCTGCTCGCCAAGTACCGCATCAACCCCGGGAACGTGGGGGCCGGGCAGCACCACGACGTCAACTTCGCGACGATGATCGAGGTGGCGAAGGACTTCGGCAAGCCTGTCCGCATCGGTGTGAACTGGGGCTCGCTGGACCAACAGGTCCTCGCCCGCCTGATGGACGAAAACGCCCGGCGCGGCAGCCCCAAATCGGGCACCGACGTAATGATCGACGCGATGGTGGTCTCCGCCCTCGACTCGGCCCGCTACGCCGAGGAACTGGGGCTGCCGCACGACCGCATCCTGATCTCGGTGAAGGTCAGCTCCGCGCCTGAGCTGTGGCAGGTCTACCGTCAGTTGGCTGCCCAGTGCGACTACCCGCTGCACCTCGGCCTGACCGAAGCGGGCATGGGCATGAAAGGCATGGTGGCCTCCTCCGTGGCCCTCGCGCCACTGCTGGTGGACGGGATCGGAGATACCATCCGCGTGTCGCTGACGCCCGAACCCGGCGCGCCGCGCAAATTGGAGGTGGAGGTCGCGCAGCAGATTCTCCAGAGCCTCGGCCTGCGCCAGTTTCTGCCCCAGGTCACGTCCTGCCCCGGCTGCGGACGCACCACGTCCACCTTCTTCCAGGGCCTTGCGCAACAAATCCAGAACCACATCCGCGACGCCATGCCCGAATGGAAGGCCAAGTACGCCGGCGTGGAGGACATGCAGGTGGCCGTGATGGGCTGCATCGTGAACGGCCCCGGCGAGAGCAAACACGCCAACATCGGCATCTCACTGCCCGGCACCGGCGAGGACCCCCGCGCCCCCGTGTACCAGGACGGCAAGCTGCTGACCACCCTGAAGGGCCCGCGCATCGCGGAGGACTTTCAGGACCTGCTGGAAAAGTATGTGGAGGAGAGGTACGGGCGGGGGGTAGGTGTCTGA